A region of Pseudomonas saponiphila DNA encodes the following proteins:
- a CDS encoding sulfate/molybdate ABC transporter ATP-binding protein: protein MSIEVRNVSKNFNAFKALNSINLDIHSGELVALLGPSGCGKTTLLRIIAGLETPDDGSIVFHGEDVSGHDVRDRNVGFVFQHYALFRHMSVFDNVAFGLRMKPKHQRPSESKIAEKVHELLNMVQLDWLSDRYPEQLSGGQRQRIALARALAVEPKVLLLDEPFGALDAKVRKELRRWLARLHEDINLTSVFVTHDQEEAMEVADRIVVMNKGVIEQIGSPGDVYENPASDFVYHFLGDSNRLHLGEDHHVLFRPHEVSLSRSELEDHHAAEVRDIRPLGATTRVTLKVEGQSELIEAEVVKDHDSLIGLARGETLFFKPKVWQKHTSL, encoded by the coding sequence ATGTCGATCGAAGTCCGTAACGTCAGCAAGAACTTCAACGCCTTCAAGGCCCTGAACAGCATCAACCTGGATATCCACAGCGGCGAGCTGGTGGCGCTGCTGGGGCCGTCCGGCTGCGGCAAGACCACCCTGCTGCGGATCATCGCCGGCCTGGAAACCCCGGACGACGGCAGCATCGTGTTCCACGGCGAGGACGTGTCTGGCCACGACGTGCGTGATCGCAACGTCGGTTTCGTGTTCCAGCACTACGCGCTGTTTCGCCACATGAGCGTGTTCGACAACGTCGCCTTCGGCCTGCGCATGAAGCCCAAGCACCAGCGCCCCAGCGAGAGCAAGATCGCCGAGAAGGTCCACGAGCTGTTGAACATGGTGCAGCTGGACTGGCTCTCCGACCGCTACCCGGAGCAACTTTCCGGTGGCCAGCGCCAGCGCATCGCCCTGGCCCGCGCCCTGGCGGTGGAGCCCAAGGTACTGCTGCTGGACGAACCTTTCGGCGCTCTCGACGCCAAGGTGCGCAAGGAGCTACGGCGCTGGCTGGCGCGGCTGCACGAAGACATCAACCTGACGTCGGTGTTCGTCACCCACGACCAGGAAGAAGCCATGGAAGTGGCCGATCGCATCGTGGTGATGAACAAGGGCGTGATCGAGCAGATCGGCTCCCCAGGCGATGTCTACGAGAACCCGGCCAGCGACTTCGTCTACCACTTCCTCGGTGACTCCAACCGCTTGCACCTGGGGGAGGACCACCACGTGCTGTTCCGTCCTCACGAAGTGTCGCTATCGCGTTCGGAACTCGAAGACCACCACGCCGCCGAAGTGCGCGACATCCGTCCGCTGGGCGCTACCACCCGGGTCACCCTCAAGGTGGAAGGGCAGAGCGAGCTGATCGAAGCCGAAGTGGTGAAGGACCACGACAGCCTGATCGGCCTGGCCCGTGGCGAGACGCTGTTCTTCAAGCCCAAGGTCTGGCAGAAGCACACCAGCCTCTGA
- the cysT gene encoding sulfate ABC transporter permease subunit CysT, with protein sequence MSRRISPVIPGFGLTLGYTLVYLSLIVLIPLAAMFVHAAQLTWEQFWAIISAPRVLAALQLSFGTALYAAIINGVIGTLLAWVLVRYSFPGRKIIDAMIDLPFALPTAVAGIALTALYAPTGLVGQFATDLGFKIAYTPLGITLALTFVTLPFVVRTVQPVLADIPREVEEAAACLGAKPWQVFRHILVPALLPAWLTGFALAFARGVGEYGSVIFIAGNMPMKTEILPLLIMVKLDQYDYTGATSIGVLMLVVSFVLLLLINLLQRRIERP encoded by the coding sequence ATGTCGCGTCGTATCTCCCCCGTCATACCCGGCTTCGGGCTGACGCTGGGCTACACCTTGGTGTACCTCAGTCTGATTGTGCTCATTCCCCTGGCGGCGATGTTCGTGCATGCCGCACAACTCACCTGGGAACAGTTCTGGGCAATCATTTCGGCGCCACGGGTGCTCGCCGCACTCCAGCTGAGTTTCGGTACCGCGTTGTACGCGGCCATCATCAACGGCGTCATCGGTACTCTGCTGGCCTGGGTCCTGGTGCGCTACAGCTTCCCCGGGCGCAAGATCATCGATGCCATGATCGACCTGCCCTTTGCCCTGCCCACCGCCGTGGCGGGCATTGCCCTGACCGCGCTCTACGCACCCACCGGCCTGGTGGGGCAGTTCGCCACCGACCTGGGCTTCAAGATCGCCTATACGCCCCTGGGCATCACCCTGGCGCTGACCTTCGTCACCCTGCCGTTCGTGGTACGTACGGTGCAGCCGGTGCTGGCGGACATTCCCCGTGAAGTGGAAGAGGCCGCCGCCTGCCTCGGCGCCAAGCCCTGGCAGGTGTTCCGCCATATCCTGGTGCCGGCCTTGCTGCCGGCCTGGCTCACCGGTTTTGCCCTGGCCTTCGCCCGGGGCGTAGGCGAGTACGGTTCGGTGATCTTCATCGCTGGCAACATGCCGATGAAGACCGAGATCCTGCCGCTGCTGATCATGGTCAAGCTCGACCAGTACGATTACACCGGCGCCACTTCCATCGGCGTGCTGATGCTGGTGGTTTCCTTTGTCCTGTTGCTGCTGATCAACCTGCTGCAGCGGCGCATCGAACGTCCATAA
- the dibA gene encoding phosphodiesterase DibA has product MSVSYRNGLRAALLYLLLSLIWLQFSGYLLSSFFDEFSDQAHWHQISGYAWALVSAVLIFFARARLLRVMGADRWLRHQQTDRERLRQAAAVFDCTREGVLVSDTQGQIVHVNRAFIEITGYQSEEVLGRQPSLFKSGHHSADFYKAMFDSLQKTGEWSGEIWNRRKSGEIYPQWQSIRAIRDEQGELTHYVAVFSDISAIKDSEHELAHLAHHDPLTDLPNRLLFTDRAEQALASAQIHKRGCAMLMIDLDHFKMINDSLGHNVGDQLLKAVGERLGGMFGPGMTLARLGGDEFAVLAESCPQLVQAAALAQRIIDGLREPFQLGEQQVVINASIGISLFPSDALSASQLLRNADAALFKAKSAGRNGYALYTEELTAHAQQRVEIAFELRRALEQQELRVYYQPVHDLKSSRLIGVEALVRWEHPQRGLVSPAEFIPIAERTGMIAEIDAWVMQQACRQMCQWQADGVVLSFIAVNVSTRLFARSELYQQVAQVLHDTGLDPAYLELEVTESAVMDDPEVALEQMHRLRELGIRLAIDDFGTGYSSLLRLKRLPVQKLKIDQGFVAGLPLDEDDAAISRVIIALAQSMGMQVHAEGIEQVEQARFLLEHGCDLGQGYWFGRPMPAQELNWSNAPPIH; this is encoded by the coding sequence ATGTCGGTTTCTTATCGCAATGGCTTGCGTGCCGCGCTGCTTTACCTGCTGCTGTCGCTGATCTGGCTACAGTTCAGTGGTTATTTACTGAGCAGTTTCTTCGATGAATTCTCCGATCAGGCGCACTGGCACCAGATCAGTGGCTACGCCTGGGCACTGGTCAGCGCGGTGCTGATTTTCTTTGCCCGGGCTCGCCTGTTGCGGGTCATGGGGGCCGATCGCTGGTTGCGCCATCAACAGACCGATCGCGAGCGTCTGCGCCAGGCGGCGGCGGTGTTCGACTGCACCCGCGAAGGGGTGCTGGTCAGCGACACCCAGGGCCAGATCGTCCACGTCAATCGCGCCTTCATCGAAATCACCGGCTACCAGAGCGAAGAGGTGCTGGGGCGCCAGCCGAGCCTGTTCAAGTCCGGCCATCATTCGGCGGATTTCTACAAGGCGATGTTCGACTCGCTGCAGAAGACCGGAGAGTGGAGCGGCGAAATCTGGAACCGGCGCAAGAGCGGCGAGATCTACCCGCAGTGGCAGAGCATTCGCGCAATCCGCGATGAGCAGGGTGAGCTCACCCACTATGTCGCGGTGTTCTCCGACATCAGCGCAATCAAGGATTCCGAGCACGAACTGGCGCACCTGGCCCACCACGATCCGCTGACCGACCTGCCCAACCGCCTGCTGTTCACCGACCGCGCCGAACAGGCCCTGGCCTCGGCGCAGATCCACAAGCGCGGCTGCGCCATGCTGATGATCGACCTCGATCACTTCAAGATGATCAACGACAGCCTCGGTCACAACGTCGGCGACCAGTTGCTCAAGGCCGTGGGCGAGCGCCTGGGAGGCATGTTCGGTCCAGGCATGACCCTGGCGCGCCTGGGCGGCGACGAGTTCGCCGTGCTGGCCGAAAGCTGTCCGCAGCTGGTGCAGGCCGCGGCCCTGGCCCAACGCATCATCGACGGCCTCAGGGAACCCTTCCAGCTGGGCGAACAGCAGGTGGTGATCAACGCCAGCATCGGCATCAGCCTGTTTCCCAGCGATGCCCTGAGCGCCAGCCAGCTGCTGCGCAACGCCGACGCGGCGCTGTTCAAGGCCAAGAGCGCCGGACGCAACGGTTACGCGTTGTACACCGAAGAACTCACCGCCCATGCGCAGCAGCGAGTGGAAATTGCCTTCGAACTGCGCCGGGCCCTGGAGCAGCAGGAACTGCGGGTCTACTACCAGCCGGTACACGATCTCAAGAGCAGCCGCCTGATCGGCGTCGAGGCCCTGGTGCGCTGGGAGCATCCGCAGCGTGGCCTGGTATCCCCGGCGGAGTTCATCCCCATCGCCGAACGCACCGGGATGATTGCCGAGATCGACGCCTGGGTCATGCAGCAGGCCTGTCGGCAGATGTGCCAGTGGCAGGCCGACGGCGTGGTGCTGTCGTTTATCGCGGTGAACGTTTCGACCCGGCTGTTCGCCCGCAGCGAGCTGTACCAGCAGGTCGCCCAGGTGCTGCACGACACCGGCCTGGACCCGGCCTACCTGGAGCTGGAGGTCACCGAGAGCGCGGTGATGGATGACCCGGAAGTGGCCCTGGAACAGATGCACCGGCTGCGCGAGTTGGGCATTCGCCTGGCCATCGACGACTTCGGCACCGGCTATTCCTCGCTGTTGCGGCTCAAGCGCCTGCCGGTGCAGAAGCTCAAGATCGACCAGGGCTTTGTCGCCGGCCTGCCGCTCGATGAAGACGATGCGGCCATCTCTCGGGTGATCATCGCCCTGGCCCAGAGCATGGGCATGCAGGTGCACGCCGAAGGCATCGAACAGGTGGAGCAGGCGCGCTTCCTGCTCGAACACGGTTGCGACCTGGGGCAGGGCTACTGGTTCGGTCGGCCGATGCCGGCGCAGGAGTTGAACTGGAGCAACGCACCGCCGATTCACTGA
- the cysW gene encoding sulfate ABC transporter permease subunit CysW: MSQSSISVAASANAARRGSATSRRLLIGLGWLIFALFLLLPLFIVVSQGLKLGIGAFFEAIFEPDALSALKLTVIAVLVSVPLNLVFGVSAAWCVSKYSFRGKSILVTLIDLPFSVSPVIAGLVYVLMFGAQGLFGPWLSDHDIQIVFALPGIVLATIFVTVPFVARELIPLMQEQGTQEEEAARLLGANGWQMFWHVTVPNIKWGLIYGVVLCTARAMGEFGAVSVVSGHIRGVTNTLPLHVEILYNEYNHVAAFAVASLLLILALFILLLKQWSESRINRLRASAAEE; encoded by the coding sequence ATGTCCCAATCGTCTATTTCCGTCGCCGCCTCCGCCAACGCCGCCCGCCGTGGCAGTGCCACCTCGCGGCGGCTGCTGATCGGCCTGGGCTGGCTGATCTTCGCCCTGTTCCTGCTGCTGCCGCTGTTCATCGTGGTGTCCCAGGGCCTGAAGCTGGGCATCGGCGCCTTCTTCGAGGCGATCTTCGAGCCCGACGCCCTGTCGGCGCTGAAGCTCACGGTGATTGCCGTGCTGGTTTCGGTGCCCCTGAACCTGGTGTTCGGGGTCAGCGCCGCCTGGTGCGTGAGCAAGTACTCGTTCCGCGGCAAGAGCATCCTGGTAACCCTGATCGACCTGCCGTTCTCGGTGTCGCCGGTGATCGCCGGCCTGGTCTACGTGCTGATGTTCGGCGCCCAGGGCCTGTTCGGCCCGTGGCTTTCGGATCACGACATCCAGATTGTCTTCGCCTTGCCGGGCATCGTCCTGGCCACCATCTTCGTCACCGTGCCCTTCGTCGCCCGGGAGCTGATCCCGCTGATGCAGGAGCAGGGCACCCAGGAAGAGGAGGCCGCCAGGTTGCTGGGGGCCAACGGCTGGCAGATGTTCTGGCACGTCACGGTGCCCAACATCAAATGGGGCCTGATCTACGGCGTGGTGCTGTGTACCGCCCGGGCCATGGGCGAATTCGGCGCGGTGTCGGTGGTCTCCGGGCATATTCGCGGGGTCACCAACACCCTGCCGCTGCACGTGGAAATCCTCTACAACGAGTACAACCACGTGGCCGCGTTTGCCGTCGCCAGCCTGTTGCTGATCCTTGCGCTGTTCATCCTGCTGCTCAAGCAGTGGAGCGAATCCCGAATCAACCGCCTGCGCGCCAGCGCCGCGGAGGAATAA
- the uraH gene encoding hydroxyisourate hydrolase translates to MNFLRNSLAAVGLCGLSSLALAAGNPLSVHVLNLENGLPSPGVKVTLEQHVGQDWKALSEGVTNEQGRISELFPTGQALTAGEYRVVFKTGEYFKQAKRDTFFPEIPVIFEVKQTEQHYHIPLLLSPYGFSTYRGS, encoded by the coding sequence ATGAACTTTTTGCGTAATAGCCTGGCCGCTGTCGGCCTCTGCGGCCTGTCGAGCCTGGCCCTGGCGGCGGGCAATCCGTTGAGCGTGCATGTGCTGAACCTGGAGAACGGCCTGCCCTCGCCGGGGGTCAAGGTGACCCTGGAGCAGCATGTGGGCCAGGACTGGAAAGCCTTGTCCGAAGGCGTGACCAACGAGCAAGGGCGGATCAGCGAACTGTTTCCCACGGGCCAGGCGCTGACCGCCGGCGAATATCGAGTGGTATTCAAGACCGGCGAATATTTCAAGCAGGCCAAGCGCGACACCTTCTTCCCGGAGATTCCGGTGATCTTCGAGGTCAAGCAGACCGAGCAGCACTACCACATTCCGTTGTTGCTCAGCCCTTATGGCTTCTCGACCTATCGCGGTTCGTAG
- a CDS encoding sulfate ABC transporter substrate-binding protein gives MSSIRRYALAALASAIFAGSAVAKDYELLNVSYDPTRELYQDYNAEFTSFWKQSHPGDNVKIQQSHGGSGKQGRAVIDGLRADVVTLALAGDIDEIAKLGKSLPVDWQKRLPDASTPYTSTIVFLVRKGNPKGIKDWGDLIKKDVSVITPNPKTSGGARWNFLAAWAYGLKAGGSEARAQEYVKELYKHVPVLDTGARGSTITFVNNGQGDVLLAWENEAFLALKEDGGADKFDIVVPSLSILAEPPVAVVDKNAEKKGNSEIAEAYLKHLYSPAGQEIAAKNFYRPRDKNVAAKYAQQFPKLELVTIDKDFGGWKTAQPKFFNDGGVFDQIYTAQ, from the coding sequence ATGTCGTCGATTCGCCGTTATGCCCTGGCCGCCCTCGCCAGCGCCATTTTTGCCGGTTCCGCCGTTGCCAAGGATTACGAGCTGCTCAACGTGTCCTACGACCCGACCCGCGAGCTGTATCAGGACTACAACGCCGAGTTCACAAGCTTCTGGAAGCAGTCGCATCCCGGCGACAACGTGAAGATCCAGCAATCCCACGGTGGTTCCGGCAAACAGGGGCGGGCGGTGATCGACGGCCTGCGTGCCGACGTGGTGACCCTGGCCCTGGCCGGTGACATCGACGAAATCGCCAAGCTCGGCAAGAGCCTGCCGGTGGACTGGCAGAAGCGCCTGCCCGATGCCAGCACTCCCTACACCTCGACCATCGTGTTCCTGGTGCGCAAGGGCAATCCCAAAGGCATCAAGGACTGGGGCGACCTGATCAAGAAAGACGTCTCGGTGATCACCCCGAACCCGAAAACCTCCGGCGGCGCCCGCTGGAACTTCCTCGCCGCCTGGGCCTATGGTCTGAAGGCCGGTGGCAGTGAAGCCCGTGCCCAGGAGTACGTGAAGGAGCTGTACAAGCACGTACCGGTACTGGACACCGGTGCTCGCGGCTCGACCATCACCTTCGTCAACAACGGCCAGGGCGACGTGCTGCTGGCCTGGGAAAACGAAGCCTTCCTGGCCCTCAAGGAAGACGGCGGCGCCGACAAGTTCGACATCGTCGTGCCTTCGCTGTCGATCCTCGCCGAGCCACCGGTGGCGGTGGTGGACAAGAACGCCGAGAAGAAAGGCAACAGCGAAATCGCCGAGGCCTACCTCAAGCACCTGTACAGCCCGGCCGGCCAGGAAATCGCCGCGAAGAACTTCTACCGTCCGCGGGACAAGAACGTCGCCGCCAAATACGCCCAGCAGTTCCCCAAACTGGAGCTGGTGACTATCGACAAGGACTTCGGCGGCTGGAAAACTGCCCAACCGAAATTCTTCAATGACGGTGGCGTGTTCGACCAGATCTACACGGCCCAATAA
- a CDS encoding GGDEF domain-containing protein gives MVNKNPHTPSSLPQWPEAAQTLMALMHAQGEVARLTEREQLFSSLLVSVNAVLWAFDWENRQVLYVSPAYERIFGRPAGLLLADCNQWRDSIYPDDLEYAERSLAQVLDRGAVEDREYRIIDAQGQVRWLSDKCFINRNAEPGQRLIVVGIAEDITEKKRLEAELQRLATTDVLTQSSNRRHFFECANREFEQARLQGSPLAFLLLDIDDFKVINDTYGHPEGDIVLQRIAESGRAALRRGDLFGRIGGEEFAAVFPGCSADRAHQVAERLQREIQRQSFSHQGQVFTITVSQGLTDLRRDDESLDSLFARADAAMYHAKRQGKNRIVSG, from the coding sequence ATGGTCAATAAGAACCCACACACTCCATCTTCGCTTCCCCAGTGGCCCGAGGCCGCGCAAACCCTGATGGCCCTGATGCATGCACAGGGCGAAGTAGCCCGCCTGACCGAACGCGAGCAGCTGTTCAGCTCCCTGCTGGTCAGCGTCAACGCCGTGCTCTGGGCCTTCGATTGGGAGAACCGCCAGGTGCTGTACGTCAGCCCGGCCTATGAACGGATCTTCGGTCGCCCCGCCGGCCTGCTACTGGCGGACTGCAACCAGTGGCGCGACAGCATCTACCCCGATGACCTGGAATACGCCGAACGCAGCCTGGCCCAGGTCCTGGACAGGGGCGCGGTGGAAGATCGCGAATACCGCATCATCGATGCCCAGGGCCAGGTGCGCTGGCTCAGCGACAAATGCTTCATCAACCGCAATGCCGAGCCCGGGCAACGGTTGATCGTAGTCGGCATCGCCGAAGACATCACCGAGAAGAAGCGGCTGGAAGCCGAACTGCAACGCCTGGCCACCACCGATGTGCTGACCCAGAGCAGCAACCGCCGGCACTTCTTCGAATGCGCCAACCGCGAGTTCGAGCAAGCGCGGCTGCAAGGCTCGCCCCTGGCCTTCCTGCTGCTGGATATCGATGACTTCAAAGTGATCAACGACACCTACGGCCACCCCGAAGGTGACATCGTCCTGCAGCGCATCGCCGAAAGCGGGCGCGCCGCACTGCGCCGTGGCGACTTGTTCGGGCGTATTGGCGGCGAGGAATTTGCCGCGGTGTTTCCCGGCTGCAGCGCGGACCGGGCGCACCAGGTGGCCGAACGTCTGCAACGGGAAATCCAGCGCCAGAGCTTCAGCCACCAGGGCCAGGTCTTCACTATCACCGTCAGCCAGGGCCTGACCGACCTGCGGCGCGATGACGAAAGCCTCGACAGCCTGTTCGCCCGCGCCGACGCGGCGATGTACCACGCCAAGCGCCAGGGCAAGAACCGCATCGTCAGCGGATAA
- the oscA gene encoding sulfur starvation response protein OscA, whose amino-acid sequence MSASLRSVDGQDEATILREIQSALRDLRFGAVEITVHNAQVVQIERKEKFRLQQPGHKPG is encoded by the coding sequence ATGAGCGCATCTCTACGTAGCGTTGACGGCCAGGACGAAGCAACCATCTTGCGTGAAATTCAAAGCGCTCTGCGCGACCTGCGTTTTGGCGCGGTGGAAATCACCGTGCACAACGCCCAGGTCGTGCAGATCGAACGCAAGGAAAAATTCCGTCTGCAGCAGCCCGGCCACAAGCCCGGCTAA
- a CDS encoding Crp/Fnr family transcriptional regulator: MDLHPWRECLMNGQWFSHLPVSLQNSLLDNARLRRLAAGQCLFLRGDPPCGLYAVVEGTVRVGAVSEQGKEALLSLMQAPHWFGEISLFDGQPRTHDAYAEGACTLLQVPQANLLQLLEQQPQYWRQFALLMSHKLRLAFINLEQLSLMPAPARVASRLLAMATGYGEVSQCRSLLQLPQEQLALMLSLSRQTTNQILKDLQHQGILRLSYGEIEILDTERLRALAGL, encoded by the coding sequence ATGGACCTGCACCCGTGGCGTGAATGCCTGATGAACGGCCAGTGGTTCAGCCACTTGCCGGTTTCCTTACAGAATAGTTTGCTCGACAACGCCCGCCTGCGCCGGCTGGCGGCGGGGCAGTGCCTGTTCCTGCGCGGCGATCCGCCCTGCGGGTTGTACGCGGTAGTCGAGGGCACGGTACGGGTGGGCGCGGTCAGCGAACAGGGCAAGGAGGCGTTGCTCAGCTTGATGCAGGCGCCTCACTGGTTCGGCGAGATCAGCCTGTTCGATGGCCAGCCACGCACCCACGATGCCTACGCCGAGGGCGCCTGTACCTTGCTCCAGGTGCCGCAGGCGAACCTGCTGCAACTGCTGGAGCAACAGCCGCAGTACTGGCGCCAGTTCGCCCTGCTGATGAGCCACAAACTGCGCCTGGCCTTTATCAATCTGGAGCAGTTGAGCCTGATGCCGGCCCCGGCGCGGGTGGCCAGCCGCCTGCTGGCGATGGCCACCGGCTACGGCGAAGTCAGCCAGTGCCGCAGCCTGCTGCAATTGCCCCAGGAGCAGTTGGCGCTGATGCTTTCGCTGTCGCGCCAGACCACCAACCAGATCCTCAAGGACCTGCAGCACCAGGGCATCCTGCGCCTGAGCTACGGCGAGATCGAAATCCTCGACACCGAGCGCTTGCGCGCCCTGGCCGGCCTGTAG
- a CDS encoding GlcG/HbpS family heme-binding protein: MIFKPLVLSIGLGLAGSALAAPELPRHAELDLATARQLADASLAQCTAVVSVLDRGGNLLVTLRADGVGPHNTVASQRKAYTALSSKTPSRLFAERARNNPEAANLNTLPELLLLGGGIPLFAGSELVGAMGIAGAGGAAQDEECALKAAQNIGLRAVL, encoded by the coding sequence ATGATCTTCAAACCCCTGGTTCTAAGCATTGGTCTGGGCCTTGCCGGCAGCGCCCTGGCGGCCCCGGAACTGCCTCGCCACGCCGAGCTAGACCTGGCCACCGCCCGTCAGCTGGCGGACGCCAGCCTGGCCCAGTGCACGGCCGTGGTGTCGGTGCTGGACCGTGGCGGCAACCTCTTGGTGACCCTGCGCGCCGATGGCGTCGGCCCGCACAACACCGTCGCCAGCCAGCGCAAGGCGTATACCGCGCTGTCCAGCAAGACCCCGAGCCGGCTGTTCGCCGAACGGGCGCGCAACAACCCCGAGGCGGCCAATCTCAATACCTTGCCCGAGCTGTTGCTGCTGGGGGGCGGGATTCCGCTGTTCGCCGGAAGCGAGCTGGTGGGCGCCATGGGCATTGCCGGTGCCGGTGGCGCCGCGCAGGACGAAGAATGTGCGCTCAAAGCAGCGCAGAACATCGGTTTGCGGGCCGTGTTGTAA
- the desA gene encoding delta-9 fatty acid desaturase DesA, giving the protein MWYEGLLGLSAWQLVAVTLLMTHVTIVAVTIYLHRYSAHRSLELNAGLKHFFRFWLWLTTAQNTREWTAIHRKHHAKCETVDDPHSPVIKGLSTVLRKGAELYREEAKNPETLRIYGKNCPEDWIERNLYSRYKLGGIALMAVIDLLLFGTIGITIWAIQMMWIPFWAAGVINGLGHAVGYRNFECRDAATNLVPWGIIVGGEELHNNHHTYPNSAKLSVKKWEFDMGWAWIKLFSLLRLAKVQRVAPIAHRVEGKGHLDMDTAMAILNNRFQIMAQYRKLVIGPLVKQELAKVDHSVRHQFHRAKRLLSRETSLLEERHHLRIQNMLEHSQALKVIYEKRLALQQIWVKTSANGHDMLAAIKDWVHEAEASGIQSLRDFAHQLKTYSLRPTAA; this is encoded by the coding sequence ATGTGGTACGAAGGTTTACTTGGCTTGTCCGCCTGGCAACTGGTGGCAGTCACTCTTTTGATGACCCACGTGACCATTGTCGCGGTCACCATTTATCTGCATCGCTACTCCGCGCACCGTTCCCTGGAACTCAACGCCGGCCTGAAACACTTCTTCCGCTTCTGGCTGTGGCTGACCACGGCGCAGAACACCCGTGAGTGGACCGCCATCCACCGCAAGCACCACGCCAAATGCGAAACCGTCGACGACCCCCACAGCCCGGTGATCAAGGGCTTGTCCACCGTGCTGCGCAAGGGCGCCGAGCTGTACCGCGAAGAGGCGAAGAACCCGGAAACCCTGCGCATCTATGGCAAGAACTGCCCGGAAGACTGGATCGAGCGCAACCTCTACAGCCGCTACAAGCTGGGTGGCATCGCGCTGATGGCGGTCATCGACCTGCTGCTGTTCGGCACCATCGGCATCACCATCTGGGCCATCCAGATGATGTGGATTCCGTTCTGGGCCGCCGGTGTGATCAACGGCCTGGGCCATGCGGTGGGCTACCGCAACTTCGAATGCCGCGACGCCGCCACCAACCTGGTGCCCTGGGGCATCATCGTTGGCGGTGAAGAGCTGCATAACAACCATCACACCTACCCCAACTCGGCCAAGCTCTCGGTGAAGAAATGGGAGTTCGACATGGGCTGGGCCTGGATCAAGCTGTTCAGCCTGCTACGGCTGGCCAAGGTCCAGCGGGTGGCGCCGATCGCCCATCGGGTCGAAGGCAAGGGGCACCTGGACATGGACACCGCCATGGCCATCCTCAACAACCGGTTCCAGATCATGGCCCAGTACCGCAAGCTGGTGATCGGCCCGCTGGTGAAACAGGAACTGGCCAAGGTCGATCACTCGGTGCGCCACCAGTTCCACCGCGCCAAGCGCCTGCTATCGCGGGAAACCAGCCTGCTGGAAGAGCGCCACCACCTGCGTATCCAGAACATGCTGGAACACAGCCAGGCCTTGAAGGTGATCTACGAAAAACGCCTGGCCCTGCAGCAGATCTGGGTCAAGACCAGCGCCAACGGCCACGACATGCTGGCGGCGATCAAGGACTGGGTGCACGAGGCCGAAGCCAGCGGCATCCAGTCGCTGCGGGACTTTGCCCATCAGTTGAAAACCTACTCTCTGCGGCCCACCGCAGCCTGA
- a CDS encoding DUF962 domain-containing protein, protein MKSLVDHLSQYAAYHRDPRNIASHFIGIPLIVVAVAVLLSRPAWPLAGILVSPAVLLALASCVFYLRLELRLGVLMSVLMGLSVWAGQALAAQSTGLWLSCGLGLFVVGWVIQFIGHYYEGRKPAFVDDLSGLIVGPLFVVAELAFLLGLRHDLKQAIEQRSGPVALRHKKAMI, encoded by the coding sequence ATGAAAAGCCTCGTTGATCATCTCAGTCAATACGCCGCCTACCACCGCGACCCGCGCAATATCGCCAGCCACTTTATCGGCATTCCGCTGATTGTGGTGGCGGTGGCCGTGCTCTTGTCCCGTCCCGCCTGGCCACTGGCGGGGATCCTGGTGTCGCCGGCCGTGCTGCTGGCCCTGGCCTCGTGCGTGTTCTACCTGCGCCTGGAGTTGCGCCTGGGCGTGTTGATGAGTGTGCTGATGGGGCTGTCGGTCTGGGCCGGGCAGGCGCTGGCAGCGCAGAGCACCGGGCTGTGGTTGAGCTGCGGCCTGGGGCTGTTCGTGGTCGGCTGGGTGATCCAGTTCATCGGCCATTACTACGAAGGCCGCAAGCCGGCCTTTGTCGATGATCTGTCGGGCCTGATCGTCGGCCCGCTGTTCGTGGTGGCCGAGCTGGCGTTCCTGCTGGGGCTGCGCCATGACTTGAAACAGGCCATCGAGCAGCGCTCGGGCCCGGTGGCCCTGCGCCACAAGAAAGCCATGATCTGA